From Staphylococcus sp. IVB6214:
AAGACGATCAAAAAATCGTAAGTGTTCCTATGGATGAAGATACACAAGTGACATTCCAAACTGAAAAATAAACATGAATGATGAACAACACCTTTGTGAACAACATAACAAGGTGTTGTTTTTATTTGTGCAATGTCATGTAGGACATAATACTTAGGAAGATTTGTGTTTTGAATGATTGGGGATACAAAAAACGAATCATATGAAAGTAGTATGTATCTGTTTACAATAGCGCTTACATTTTTTATAATTGATTATGAACTTAACCTTAAGAAACAGGAGGATGGAGTATGAATATCCATGAGTATCAAGGAAAAGCAATCTTTCGCTCAATGGGCGTAGCAGTACCAGAGGGGCGTGTTGCTTTCTCGGCTGAAGAAGCTGTTGAAAAGGCAAAAGAATTAGACACAGATGTTTATGTTGTTAAAGCACAAATCCATGCAGGGGGCCGTGGTAAAGCAGGCGGTGTTAAAATTGCCAAGTCTTTATCAGAAGTGGAAACTTATGCGAATGAGTTATTAGGTAAAGTTTTAGTAACACATCAAACAGGTCCAGAAGGTAAAGAAGTGAAACGTCTTTACATTGAAGAAGGCGCAGACATCAAGAAAGAATACTATGTTGGTTTTGTTATCGACCGTGCAACAGATCGTGTAACTTTAATGGCGTCTGAAGAAGGGGGAACTGAGATCGAAGAAGTAGCTGCGAAGTCTCCAGAGAAGATCTTCAAAGAAACAATCGATCCAGTGGTAGGTCTTGCACCATACCAAGCACGTCGTATCGCATTCAACATCAATATTCCTAAAGAATCTGTCAACAAAGCAGTTAAGTTTTTAATTTCACTATACAATGTGTTCATTGAAAAAGACTGCTCAATCGTTGAGATTAACCCACTTGTTTTAACAGGTGAAGGAGACGTATTAGCATTAGACTCTAAGATTAACTTTGATGATAATGCATTATTCCGTCATAAAGACATTCAAGAATTACGTGACTTAGAAGAAGAAGATCCAAAAGAAATCGAAGCATCAAAATATGACCTTTCTTACATCGCTTTAGATGGGAACATCGGTTGTATGGTAAATGGTGCAGGTCTTGCAATGGCGACAATGGATACAATCAACCATTTCAACGGTACGCCAGCCAACTTCCTAGACGTAGGGGGCGGTGCTACAAAAGAAAAAGTTACTGAAGCATTCAAAATCATCTTAGGTGATGAAAATGTTAAAGGTATTTTCGTAAATATCTTTGGTGGTATCATGCGTTGTGATGTCATCGCTGAAGGTATTGTAGCAGCTGTTAAGGAAGTAGACCTTACATTACCATTAGTTGTACGTTTAGAAGGTACAAACGTAGAACAAGGTAAACAAATCTTGGAAGAATCAGGCTTAGCGATTGAACCTGCAAGCACAATGGCTGAAGGTGCACAAAAAATCGTTAAACTTGTAAACGAAGCGTAAGGAAAGGATGGGACAACTAAAATGAGTGTATTTGTAGATAAGAATACGAAAGTTATCGTACAAGGTATTACAGGGTCAACTGCCCTTTTCCATACTAAACAAATGTTAGAATATGGCACGCAAATCGTAGCAGGTGTTACACCAGGTAAAGGTGGACAAGTGGTAGAAGGTGTGCCTGTATTCAACACAGTTGAAGAAGCTAAAAATGAAACAGGTGCAACAGTTTCTGTTATTTACGTACCAGCACCATTCGCTGCAGATGCAATTTTAGAATGTGCGGATGCAGAGTTAGATTTAGCAATCTGTATCACAGAACACATTCCGGTTGTAGATATGGTGAAAGTAAAACGCTACCTAGAAGGTAAAAAGACACGTCTTATCGGACCTAACTGCCCAGGTGTCATTACTTCTGATGAAACGAAGATTGGTATTATGCCAGGGTATATCCATAAAAAAGGTCACGTAGGTGTTGTATCTCGTTCTGGTACATTAACTTATGAAGCGGTTCATCAATTAACTGAAGAAGGCATTGGTCAATCAACAGCGGTTGGTATCGGTGGAGACCCAGTTAACGGTACAAACTTCATCGATGTATTAGAAGCATTTAATAATGATGAAGAAACAAAAGCTGTTGTTATGATTGGTGAAATCGGTGGTACTGCTGAAGAAGAAGCAGCAGAATGGGTGAAAGCAAACATGACTAAACCAGTTGTTGGCTTCATCGGTGGTCAAACAGCACCTCCAGGAAAACGCATGGGTCATGCCGGTGCGATTATCTCTGGTGGTAAAGGAACAGCAGCAGAAAAGATTAAAACTTTAAATAGCTGTGGTATTAAGACAGCAGCAACACCATCTGAAATTGGTGCAACATTAATCGATGCTGCAAAAGAAGCGGGTATTTACGAATCACTTTTAACAGTTAAAAAATAAGATATATTAACACATGTAACAAATATTTGGGTGGGGCATTATCCTTTTGCATTAGGGATAAGCCCTGCTTTTTTGTATTTTGTGATTGGAGGTAACATATGACAAATAACTTAACATTAGAACAATTGCTTTTGCTCTTAGTATATAGTGGATTTACGACACGACAAATCCACAAATTTTTCCCGAACGTAGAGTCAATAAAGGGGAACCAATCGACATTAATTGACACACTAGAGTCACATCGAGATAAAAGCATTCAAGGAAAAATCAATCAATTACGTGATATAGACTTACGAATGATTGAGCAACAACTACAAAATGAATATATCAGTATCATCAGTTTAAACGCTCCGAATTATCCGCCACATTTAAAACACATTTATGATCCTCCACCTATTCTTTTTTGTCGTGGACAACTGCAACTTTTAACACATACTCAAACACTTGCCATTGTGGGTTCGCGCAAGCATACTCAATATACGAACAAAGTATTAAATAATATCATGCCACATTTCGCTTCAGCACATTTAACGATTGTATCAGGGCTTGCTAAAGGTGCAGATGCATGTGCACATCAATTGGCGATTCGACATGGATGTTCGACGATTGGTGTGTTAGGATTCGGGCATCATCATCACTATCCGAAAGAAACGAAGTCCATACGGGACTATATGGATCGTGTCCATTTAACGATAAGTGAATATCCACCATTTGTATCACCAGCAGCTTTTCGTTTTCCCGAAAGGAATCGTCTTATTAGTGGGCTTTCCAAGGGTGTATTTATCACTGAAGCAAAAGAACGGAGTGGTGCACTGATTACGGTCGATCACGCACTTGAACAAAATCGCAACGTATATGTATTGCCGGGTGATATGTATAATCCATTTACAAAAGGGAATATGTTGAGAATTCAAGAAGGAGCAGAAGTCGTCTTGTCAGAAAATGATATTTTGAAGGATTATTGTCAGTAATTTTGGAAAAGCCTTGCAAAATAATGGTAAAACATTGACAAAAACAAAATTGAGCATTTATCATTTACATTTGTAATCAGAAATTGCAAGGGGGGATCTCCATTGGCAGAGAATCTTGTCATTGTTGAATCGCCTGCAAAAGCTAAAACAATCGAAAAATATTTAGGGAAAAAATATAAAGTCATCGCTTCTATGGGACATGTGCGAGATTTACCGCGCAGTCAAATGGGTGTGGACGTAGAAGATAACTATGAGCCTAAATATATTACAATTCGAGGCAAAGGACCGGTCGTAAAAGAATTAAAACGACATGCAAAGAAAGCAAAAAAAGTTTTCCTTGCAAGTGACCCTGACCGCGAAGGTGAAGCAATTGCATGGCATTTGGCAAATATACTTGAATTACAAGATCAAACAGATAATAGAGTCGTATTCAACGAAATTACAAAAGACGCAGTAAAGGCAAGTTTCAAAAACCCACGTGGTATCGAAATGGAGCTCGTTGATGCTCAACAAGCACGACGTATTTTGGATAGATTAGTAGGATATAACATTTCACCAGTATTATGGAAAAAAGTTAAAAAGGGCTTATCGGCAGGTCGTGTGCAATCAGTGGCACTTCGACTAGTCATTGATCGTGAAAACGAAATTAGGAACTTCAAACCAGAAGAGTACTGGACGATTGAAGGGGCATTCCGATATCAAAAATCAAAATTTACAGCAAAGTTTCTTCATTATAAAGGGAAACCATTTAAGCTGACGAATCAAGATGATGTGAAGTTGATTACGAATGCCTTAGACGGTGATCGATTCGAAGTGACGAAGGTGACGAAGAAGGAACGTACGCGCAAACCTGCGAACCCATTTACGACATCTACGTTGCAACAAGAAGCTGCACGTAAACTGAACTTCAAAGCACGTAAAACAATGATGATTGCGCAACAGTTGTATGAAGGTATCGATTTAAAACGTGGAGGAACAGTTGGTTTAATCACGTATATGAGAACGGACTCAACACGTATTTCTAAAGATGCTCAAGCTGAAGCGAAATCATACATTGAAAACCAATACGGTAACGAATATATTTCTAAGTCAGTCAACAAAGGAAAACAAGGCGACCAAGATGCCCATGAAGCCATTCGCCCAACGAGTACATTGCGTACGCCTGACGATGTAAAGAACTATTTAACACGTGATCAATTTCGTTTGTACAAATTGATCTGGGAACGTTTCGTAGCAAGTCAAATGGCACCAGCTATTCTTGATACAGTAGCCGTTGATTTAGAGCAAGGTGACATCAAGTTCCGTGCAAACGGTCAAACGATTAAGTTCAAAGGTTTCATGACATTGTATGTTGAAGCAAACGATGATGCGACGAAAGAGAAAGAAAACCGTCTTCCTAAACTTGAAGAAGGCAATGAAGTGATTGCGACGAATATCGATCCTGCGCAACACTTCACACAGCCACCACCACGTTATACGGAAGCACGACTTGTTAAAACTTTAGAAGAGTTGAAGATTGGACGTCCTTCGACATATGCACCAACGATTGATACGATTCAAAAACGTAACTATGTTAAAAGTGAAAGTAAGCGTTTCGTACCAACTGAACTGGGGGAAATTGTACATGAGCAAGTGAAGGAGTACTTCCCAGAAATTATCGATGTCGATTTTACGGTGAACATGGAGACACTGCTGGATAAAATTGCTGATGGCGACATTGCTTGGCGAAAAGTGGTCGGTGATTTTTACAATAGTTTCAAACAAGATGTGGCACGTGCTGAGTCAGAGATGGAAAAGATTGAAATTAAAGATGAACCAGCAGGCGAAGATTGTGAAAAATGTGGATCACCAATGGTTATTAAAATGGGACGTTATGGTAAGTTTATGGCATGTTCAAACTTTCCGGATTGTCGAAACACGAAAGCAATCGTTAAGCCAATCGGTGTGAAATGCCCAACATGTAAAGACGGCGATGTCGTAGAACGTAAGTCTAAGAAGAATCGTCTATTTTACGGTTGTTCAAACTATCCAGAATGTGACTTTGTTTCATGGGATAAACCGGTAGGACGTGATTGTCCGAAATGTAATCATTATTTAGTAGAACAGAAAAAAGGTCGTACAACGCAAGTCGTTTGTTCGAACTGTGACTATAAAGAAGAAGCAGTAAAATAACGAAGAGAAAAGGAGCATTTCAATGACAACAGTCAACATTATAGGTGCCGGACTGGCAGGGTCGGAGGCAGCTTATCAACTCGCTCAACGTGGCGTGAAAGTGAATTTATATGAGATGCGTCCTGTGAAGCAAACGCCAGCGCATCATACTGATAAGTTTGCGGAACTTGTGTGTTCCAACTCTTTAAGAGGGAATGCACTCACAAATGCAGTCGGAGTTCTAAAAGAAGAAATGCGTCGTTTGGATTCATTGATTATTGCAGCAGCGGATAAGGCACGTGTCCCAGCAGGTGGGGCACTTGCAGTTGATCGTCATGACTTTGCTGGCTATATTACAGATACATTAAAAAATCATCCGAATGTAACCGTTAAAAATGAAGAGATAACGCAGATTCCAGAAGGACCAACGATTATTGCGACGGGTCCTTTAACAACGGAAGGACTGGCAGAAGAGATTGTCTCATTGACAGGTGCAGATCAATTATATTTCTATGATGCAGCAGCGCCAATTATCGAAAAAGATTCAATAGATATGGATAAAGTATACTTGAAGTCTCGTTATGACAAGGGAGAAGCAGCTTATCTTAACTGCCCAATGACAAAAGAAGAATTTGAACGTTTCTATGAAGCGACATTGGCAGCTGAAGCAGCACCGATGAAAGACTTTGAAAAAGAAAAGTATTTCGAAGGGTGTATGCCATTTGAAGTGATGGCAAGTCGTGGGCCAAAAACATTGT
This genomic window contains:
- the trmFO gene encoding FADH(2)-oxidizing methylenetetrahydrofolate--tRNA-(uracil(54)-C(5))-methyltransferase TrmFO, whose protein sequence is MTTVNIIGAGLAGSEAAYQLAQRGVKVNLYEMRPVKQTPAHHTDKFAELVCSNSLRGNALTNAVGVLKEEMRRLDSLIIAAADKARVPAGGALAVDRHDFAGYITDTLKNHPNVTVKNEEITQIPEGPTIIATGPLTTEGLAEEIVSLTGADQLYFYDAAAPIIEKDSIDMDKVYLKSRYDKGEAAYLNCPMTKEEFERFYEATLAAEAAPMKDFEKEKYFEGCMPFEVMASRGPKTLLFGPMKPVGLEDPKTGKRPYAVVQLRQDDAAGTLYNIVGFQTRLKWGEQKEVLRLIPGLENVDIVRYGVMHRNTFINSPGVLSETYEFKSRPNLYFAGQMTGVEGYVESAASGMIAGINMAHRMLGKGDVIFPRETMIGSMAYYISHAENNKNFQPMNANFGLVPTLPERIKDKKERYEALADRALTYLDSFKKTLN
- the dprA gene encoding DNA-processing protein DprA; this translates as MTNNLTLEQLLLLLVYSGFTTRQIHKFFPNVESIKGNQSTLIDTLESHRDKSIQGKINQLRDIDLRMIEQQLQNEYISIISLNAPNYPPHLKHIYDPPPILFCRGQLQLLTHTQTLAIVGSRKHTQYTNKVLNNIMPHFASAHLTIVSGLAKGADACAHQLAIRHGCSTIGVLGFGHHHHYPKETKSIRDYMDRVHLTISEYPPFVSPAAFRFPERNRLISGLSKGVFITEAKERSGALITVDHALEQNRNVYVLPGDMYNPFTKGNMLRIQEGAEVVLSENDILKDYCQ
- the topA gene encoding type I DNA topoisomerase, with the protein product MAENLVIVESPAKAKTIEKYLGKKYKVIASMGHVRDLPRSQMGVDVEDNYEPKYITIRGKGPVVKELKRHAKKAKKVFLASDPDREGEAIAWHLANILELQDQTDNRVVFNEITKDAVKASFKNPRGIEMELVDAQQARRILDRLVGYNISPVLWKKVKKGLSAGRVQSVALRLVIDRENEIRNFKPEEYWTIEGAFRYQKSKFTAKFLHYKGKPFKLTNQDDVKLITNALDGDRFEVTKVTKKERTRKPANPFTTSTLQQEAARKLNFKARKTMMIAQQLYEGIDLKRGGTVGLITYMRTDSTRISKDAQAEAKSYIENQYGNEYISKSVNKGKQGDQDAHEAIRPTSTLRTPDDVKNYLTRDQFRLYKLIWERFVASQMAPAILDTVAVDLEQGDIKFRANGQTIKFKGFMTLYVEANDDATKEKENRLPKLEEGNEVIATNIDPAQHFTQPPPRYTEARLVKTLEELKIGRPSTYAPTIDTIQKRNYVKSESKRFVPTELGEIVHEQVKEYFPEIIDVDFTVNMETLLDKIADGDIAWRKVVGDFYNSFKQDVARAESEMEKIEIKDEPAGEDCEKCGSPMVIKMGRYGKFMACSNFPDCRNTKAIVKPIGVKCPTCKDGDVVERKSKKNRLFYGCSNYPECDFVSWDKPVGRDCPKCNHYLVEQKKGRTTQVVCSNCDYKEEAVK
- the sucC gene encoding ADP-forming succinate--CoA ligase subunit beta → MNIHEYQGKAIFRSMGVAVPEGRVAFSAEEAVEKAKELDTDVYVVKAQIHAGGRGKAGGVKIAKSLSEVETYANELLGKVLVTHQTGPEGKEVKRLYIEEGADIKKEYYVGFVIDRATDRVTLMASEEGGTEIEEVAAKSPEKIFKETIDPVVGLAPYQARRIAFNINIPKESVNKAVKFLISLYNVFIEKDCSIVEINPLVLTGEGDVLALDSKINFDDNALFRHKDIQELRDLEEEDPKEIEASKYDLSYIALDGNIGCMVNGAGLAMATMDTINHFNGTPANFLDVGGGATKEKVTEAFKIILGDENVKGIFVNIFGGIMRCDVIAEGIVAAVKEVDLTLPLVVRLEGTNVEQGKQILEESGLAIEPASTMAEGAQKIVKLVNEA
- the sucD gene encoding succinate--CoA ligase subunit alpha, with amino-acid sequence MSVFVDKNTKVIVQGITGSTALFHTKQMLEYGTQIVAGVTPGKGGQVVEGVPVFNTVEEAKNETGATVSVIYVPAPFAADAILECADAELDLAICITEHIPVVDMVKVKRYLEGKKTRLIGPNCPGVITSDETKIGIMPGYIHKKGHVGVVSRSGTLTYEAVHQLTEEGIGQSTAVGIGGDPVNGTNFIDVLEAFNNDEETKAVVMIGEIGGTAEEEAAEWVKANMTKPVVGFIGGQTAPPGKRMGHAGAIISGGKGTAAEKIKTLNSCGIKTAATPSEIGATLIDAAKEAGIYESLLTVKK